From Bradyrhizobium erythrophlei:
CCGGATCGGTGCAGTCGCAACCGCTGGCGCCGCCCCCCGGCACGTCAGTCGTTCCCCAGAACGTCCCGCCGGGCATCGCCGTGGCGCCGCCGCAGCCCAACCAGGGCGTCGCCGTCGCCCCTCCCGGCGCCAATCCGTTGCCGGGCCAGAAGCAGCCCAAGAGCGTGCCGCAGGCGCCGGCCACCCTGCAGCCGGGCGACGAGGTCGTCACCGAGCCGCCGGCGCAGAAGATCGTCAACAAGAAGGCGAGCTTTTCGGGGCTGGACAAGATTACCGGCCGCATCATCAATTTCGACGAGGATATCGGCGAGACCGTCCAGTTCGGCGCGTTGCGGGTGAAGACGGACGCCTGCTACACGCGCCCCGCCACCGAGGCCGCCAACACCGACGCGTTCGTCGAGGTCGACGAGATCACGCTGCAGGGCGAGGTGAAGCGGATTTTTTCGGGCTGGATGTTCGCGGCGAGTCCCGGCCTGCACGGCGTCGAGCATCCGATCTATGACATCTGGCTGACCGACTGCAAAATCCCCGACACCACCATCGTCACTGCGGCGCCGACCGAGCCGCCGAAGCCGGCATCGGCGCCGCCGCCGCCCGCGCAGAAGCGCGCCGCACCGAAGCAGGCCCCGCGTCCGCCGGCGCCGTTGCCGCAGCAACAGACCCAGCAGCAGCCGCCCCCGCCGCCGCAACCCCCGCCGCAGCAGCCCGGCGGCCTGTTCGGGATTTTCAGGTAGCCGAAGCCGCCAGAGCACCCCGCTTCGGCGCGGGATAGCCAGTGCGCCGGATTTGCCGCAGCCTGCGTTTGAGGAAGATCAACCCGGCGGCTTGCAAGACTGTCTTGGATGCCTGCTATCCTTTCAACCGATCCCGGACGTTTCCGGAAGAAGGCCGCCTGAGGCATCACGCAACGTTCCGAATCCTTTGCTGCACAATTCTGACGAACCCCTCGGGGTTATCTGGAGTTATGACAACAGCTCTAAATATGCCGCCTCGTTTTCTTACCAAGACATATTGAGCAAACGGTCGATTCATTAAATGGAGAGATGGCACGATCCATAGTCTGGCGAAGGAAATAATACTTATACCAGCCTTCAGAAGGGCTGACCGATGATGGCCCAGTCGCGGGCCGCGATCGAGGTGATGCGCCCGGTTTCGGCGAGAAGTTTTCGCCAGGCGTCTTGGCAGGCGTCGAGGATATCGGTGTAGGACGCGAACACGCGGTTGGCGAGATAGGTCTGTCGCAGATACTGCCAGATGTTCTCGGCTGCGTTGAGCTCCGGACAGGCGGGTGGCAGCGGCACGAGGGTGACATTGGCAGGTGGCTTTAGTTTGCGCGTCGTGTGCCATCCGGCCTTGTCGAGGATCAGCAGCGCATGCGCGCCGGGCGCGACGGCCTTGCCGATGGCGTCGAGATGCGCCTGCATGGCCTCGGTGTCGGCTTGCGGCATGATGAGGGCGACGCCGGTGTCGCGGCTCGCACAGACGGCGCCGAACACATAGGCGTTCTCGTAGCGCTGATCCTTGGGCTGCCGCGGCCGTGATCCCTTCTTGGCCCATTGGTAGACGAGGCTGTTCTTCTGGCCGACCCGCATCTCGTCCTGGAACCAGACCTCAATCGGCGTTTCCGGGGCGAGTTTGGTCACGATCGCCGCGACCTGCGTAGGAAAGTTTTTTTAAATGCCGCGATCGTCTCCGGATCCTGCACGGGATGGCGCGGCCGGGCGCTGATGTGCGAGAAGCCGAGCTTCTTGAGCGCGCGCCCCAGGCTCACCTCCGACAGATCGACACCGAAACGCTGTCCGAGAACACGCTTCAGGTCGACGCAGCGCCAGCGTACGACCCCATCCTTCTCCGGGTCGGGGCCGGTCTCGACGAGCTGCTTCAATGCATCTTTCTGCTCGTCGGAGAGCTTCGACGGCCGCCCGGTCGGCTTGATGTCGATCAGACCGTCAGGCCCGTACTGGTTGAAGCGGTGCGGCCAGTCCCGCAGCGTCTGCCGGTCCATGCCGCCGATCCGGGCCGCCTCGGTGCGGTTCATCCCGTCGCGAATCGCCGCCAGCGCCAGCAGCCGTCGCGCCTGCGCGGCATCCTTCACCTTCGCCGCGAGCCGACGCAGCTCATCCGCCTCGAAATCCTCCCGTAGACCGACCGCCGCGCCCATCGCCGACCTCCCGAATCAATCCAGTCGGTCATAAATGAATCACGCCGGCGCCAGCTTTTCAAAAAAGAGTCAGACCTTCCGAAGGCTGGTATTATATCCGAGATATCGTCGAACGAGGATTTCCAGACGCGGAAACATCCGAACAGTGTGTACTCTATCGAATCGCCCGTAATTCTGTATTTCCCAAGAAGAGGTCCGGCAAGCTGGCTGCTGCCCAAAACGATTACCAGCAAGGCGAGGATGGCAAGAATAACTTGGCCGGTCGTTGTCATTTTTGGAGCGCCGGAAACACGGTAGAGTTTATTGGATGCGTTGAGACTGACACTCCGCCGCCGCCGACGCGAGTAAAAAGCGAAAGTGGCTTTTATGATCGCTCCTGACCAAGATGCGCTGCACCGCGTCCGCAGTACGATGCTGTTCACTCGCGCGTGGCAACAATCCCCAGGGCCCGTTCGCCGCTGATGGGCGGATCGAACGGCAATCTGCAAAAATCCGCTTCGCCCATGATCGCGCGGTCGAGCAGGGCGGTGTAGCGGCGGCGCGGGATCTCGATCGCGCCAAAGCTGCGCAGATGCTCGGTGACATATTGCGTGTCCAGGAGTTCGAAACCGCCGGCGATCAGCCGCGCCACCAGATGGACCAGCGCCACTTTCGAGGCGTCGCGGACGCGATGAAACATGCTCTCGCCGAAGAAGGCGCGGCCGAGGCTGACGCCGTAGAGTCCGCCGGCAAGATCGTCGTCCTGCCAGACCTCGACGCTGTGGGCGTGGCCGAGTTCGTGCAGACCGACATAGAGATCCCGGATGCGCTTGTTGATCCAGGTGTCGTCGCGGCCCGTTTGCGGCGCGGCGCAGCCGGAGATCACCGCCTTGAACGCCTTGTTGATGGTGACGGTGAAGGCATCGGAACGCACGGTGCGCTTCAGCCGCGAGGAGACGCGAAAACTGTCGAGCGGTATCACGCCGCGCAATTCCGGCTCGACCCAGAACAGGGTCGGATCGTCGGCGCTCTCGGCCATCGGGAAGATGCCGCAGGCGTAAGCGCGCAGCAGGACTTCGGGCGTGATCTCGGAGGCGGCGGAGTCGCGTGACGTCATGGCCGGCAGAATAGCAGGGGGAGGGCCGCTCCGGCTAGCTCGCCGAGCTGCAGCCGGGTTGCGGCGCTGGCTTGCTGATCCGGCGGAACCGCAGCACGATCCGGGTGCCGGCATGGTCCGGATCGCGTTCGACGCTGGCCTCCAGCTTGGAGGCCATGGCGCTGACGATGCGCTGGCCCATCCCTGTCGAACGCGGATCGATCTTGACGTTGAGGCCGACGCCCTCGTCGGCAATCGACATCACGATATCGTCGCCCTGCGCGGTGAGGTCGACGTGAATAGGCCCCGCGCCGTCGGGATAGGCGTATTTGACGGCGTTCATTACGAGCTCATTGACGATGATGCCGATCGCGACCGCCCGGTCCGGATCGATCTCGACCGGCTCGGCCTTCAAGGTCAGCCGCGACATCCGGTTGCCCTCGGCGGAGCGCCGAAGATCCTCGAGCAGGGCATCGAGATACTGGTTGAGCAGCACGTTCTTAAGGTCGTGGGAGGTATAGAGCCGGCGGTGAACCTGCGCCACCGCGGCGACCCGCCCCATGGCGTTGGTGAGCGCCGCCTTGACGTCCTCCTGGGTGGTCGAATTGGCCTGCAGATGCAGCAGCGAGGCGATGATCTGGAGCGAGTTGCCGACGCGGTGGTTGACCTCGCGCAGCAGCACCTCGCGCTCGGCAGCGAGCGCGGCATAGCGGTCGCGCGAAGCGTGGACCTCGGCCTCCGCCTCGTCCCGCGCTCTTTGAATCTGCGCCTGGCGCAGCGCGCCCTCGACCGCGACCTGCAGCAGCGGGATGAAGTCGCCCTGCGCGTCCTTGACCAGATAATCGGCGGCGCCGGCCTTCAGCGCGGTGACAGCGATCGAGGAATCCTGCGCGGCCGTGACGAACACCACCGGCGGCGCATTGGGGATCGCCATGATCCGCTCCAGCGTTTCCAGCCCGTCGAGGCCGGGCATGAATTGATCGAGCGCGACGACGTCGATGCCGCCCTGCTGCAGGCGCTCCAGGCCCTCCGCGCCGTCCCGGGCATGCACCACCTTGAAGCCGAGCCGCATCAGGCCGCGGTCGACCAGCCGGGCGAGCCCCGCATCGTCGTCGATATACAGCAGAGTTGGGATCGGAGTTGTCATGTGGCGGCTGACGGAACCTGGATGACGGAGAAGAACAGGCCGAGCTGGCGAATGGCGTTGGCAAAACTCTCGTAGTTCACCGGCTTGGTGATGTAGACGTTGCAGCCGAGTTCATAGCAGCGCTTGATTTCCTGGGAATCGTCTGTGGTGGTGAGCACCACGACGGGGGCGCACTTCAGATATTTATTCTCCTTGACCCGCCGCAAGATGTCGATGCCGGTCATATCGGGCAGATTGAGGTCGAGCAGGATCAGAAGCGCCTTGCCCTTGTGATCGATCCCAGAGCCGTCGCTGCCGAACAGATAGCTCACGGCCGCCGTGCCGTTGGTGAACGGCAGGATGTCGTTGTTGACGCCGGACCGGCGGATGTTCCGCTCGATCAGCCTTGCGTGGCCCTCGTCGTCCTCGATCATGATGATGACAACTGGTTTGTTCATGTATCTCTATTCCGGTTACTGGCTGCCCATTGGATAGGCAGCGTGATCGTGAAGGTGCTGCCGTTGTTAAGCTCCGATTCTACCGACATGGTTCCACCGAGGCGACGCACCAGGGCGCGAACATGGGCCAGCCCGATGCCCTGTCCCGGCCTGTCCTGGGTACCAGCGCGACGAAACAGGTCGAAAATGCGCTGGTGGTCCTTGGGGTCGATGCCGCGTCCATTATCCGCGATCTCGAAGATTGCAAATCCCAGCTTGGTGCGGCCGCGGATCGTGATGTCGCCGGGCACGCCCGGCCTGAGGTACTTTAGCGCGTTGTCGATCAGATTGGAGAATATCTGTTCCAGCGCGAGGCGGTCGGAGACGATGTCGGGCAGCGGCTCGATGCGAATCTGGGCCTCGGCCTCGGCGGCCTGATGCGCCACCGTCGTGACGATGGCTTCGATCAGTTCGCGGGTATCAATCCGCACCGGCTCGAACTCGCGCCGGCCCTCGCGGGTGAGGTTGAGGATCGCCGATATCAGCCGGTCCATCTTGGCGATCGAGGATTTGATGAAGCCCAGAGCTTCGGAGAAATCCTGCGAGAGCTGCTTGTCTTCTGCCTCGAGCGCCGGCTCGGCGTCGCCCGTAAGCACCGGCACGGGGGCTGCGCCCGCAGCATGGCCGAGCGCGGCGATCCGCCTGAAGATGTCGGTGCGCAATTCATCGAGCTCGCTGGTGAAGCCCATGATGTTGACCAGCGGCGAGCGCAGATCGTGGCTCACGATATAGGCGAAGCGCTGGATCTCGTTATTGGCCTCGCGGAGGTCGGCGGTGCGCTCGTCGACGGTTGCCTCCAGATTGAGGTTATTGTCGCGCAACAGGGTCTCGGCCTCGTCGCGCGCGCGCGCCGAACGGCGCACCAGGAAGATCGAGATGGCGGCGAGCGCGATCACCAGCGCCGAGCCTGCGATGGTCACCAGCGAGGCCAAAGTCTGCGTTCTATCGGCGTTGGCGGTGCGCCGTGCGAACAGCCGCTCCTCTTCGGCGCGCATGGCTATCGCAACGTCGCGAATTGATCCGGAGGTGTCGCCCACGGCGGCCTCGCGCACCAGCGCCACCGCGCCGGCGGGCTGGCCCTGTTTGACGAATTCTAACTCTTTGGCGAACTGGCTGAGCCGGTCCTGGACGGCCGTCCGCAATTTGCCGACATTTTCGACCTGAACCGGATTGTCGCTGGTCAACTGCCCGAGCTTGTCGACGTCGGGAATGATGCCCGCCACCGCCGCGTGGTGGTCGCTCAAGAACTCCGGCCCGAGCGTCAGCAGGTAGCCGCGCGCGGCGCTTTCGGCCCGGCGAATTTCCAGGAGCACGGCGTTGATCTGGTTTTCCACCTCGATCGTGTGCACCACGAGGCCGTTGTCTTCGCGCGCCTGGTTGACCAGAACGACGGAGGTCGTGCTGATCGCGACCAGCACCAAAAATCCCGCTGCAAGCAGCAGGATTTGCCCAATGGCGCGCCGGCGCGCAGCGTCAGCCGTCACAACAATCTCGCGTCACGAGCTCACGGAATTCAAGCAGTCCCCCGGATGGGAAAGGCCCTCCCAACCGCCTAAACGCCGGTCCGGGCAATGGGTTCCAGCCCCCTGGGCTATTTTTCCGTGATTACGGCTTGGCC
This genomic window contains:
- a CDS encoding sensor histidine kinase, which codes for MTADAARRRAIGQILLLAAGFLVLVAISTTSVVLVNQAREDNGLVVHTIEVENQINAVLLEIRRAESAARGYLLTLGPEFLSDHHAAVAGIIPDVDKLGQLTSDNPVQVENVGKLRTAVQDRLSQFAKELEFVKQGQPAGAVALVREAAVGDTSGSIRDVAIAMRAEEERLFARRTANADRTQTLASLVTIAGSALVIALAAISIFLVRRSARARDEAETLLRDNNLNLEATVDERTADLREANNEIQRFAYIVSHDLRSPLVNIMGFTSELDELRTDIFRRIAALGHAAGAAPVPVLTGDAEPALEAEDKQLSQDFSEALGFIKSSIAKMDRLISAILNLTREGRREFEPVRIDTRELIEAIVTTVAHQAAEAEAQIRIEPLPDIVSDRLALEQIFSNLIDNALKYLRPGVPGDITIRGRTKLGFAIFEIADNGRGIDPKDHQRIFDLFRRAGTQDRPGQGIGLAHVRALVRRLGGTMSVESELNNGSTFTITLPIQWAASNRNRDT
- a CDS encoding sensor histidine kinase is translated as MTTPIPTLLYIDDDAGLARLVDRGLMRLGFKVVHARDGAEGLERLQQGGIDVVALDQFMPGLDGLETLERIMAIPNAPPVVFVTAAQDSSIAVTALKAGAADYLVKDAQGDFIPLLQVAVEGALRQAQIQRARDEAEAEVHASRDRYAALAAEREVLLREVNHRVGNSLQIIASLLHLQANSTTQEDVKAALTNAMGRVAAVAQVHRRLYTSHDLKNVLLNQYLDALLEDLRRSAEGNRMSRLTLKAEPVEIDPDRAVAIGIIVNELVMNAVKYAYPDGAGPIHVDLTAQGDDIVMSIADEGVGLNVKIDPRSTGMGQRIVSAMASKLEASVERDPDHAGTRIVLRFRRISKPAPQPGCSSAS
- a CDS encoding DUF2155 domain-containing protein, translating into MFRTITLAGFAVLLAATSISLAPPARAQIGNIFSDPAPRPPGNVPRGNQQQQQAPDDEEEVPELPQGRVLPAPNRPLPGQNVPPPGSVQSQPLAPPPGTSVVPQNVPPGIAVAPPQPNQGVAVAPPGANPLPGQKQPKSVPQAPATLQPGDEVVTEPPAQKIVNKKASFSGLDKITGRIINFDEDIGETVQFGALRVKTDACYTRPATEAANTDAFVEVDEITLQGEVKRIFSGWMFAASPGLHGVEHPIYDIWLTDCKIPDTTIVTAAPTEPPKPASAPPPPAQKRAAPKQAPRPPAPLPQQQTQQQPPPPPQPPPQQPGGLFGIFR
- a CDS encoding IS630 family transposase (programmed frameshift), translated to MGAAVGLREDFEADELRRLAAKVKDAAQARRLLALAAIRDGMNRTEAARIGGMDRQTLRDWPHRFNQYGPDGLIDIKPTGRPSKLSDEQKDALKQLVETGPDPEKDGVVRWRCVDLKRVLGQRFGVDLSEVSLGRALKKLGFSHISARPRHPVQDPETIAAFKKNFPTQVAAIVTKLAPETPIEVWFQDEMRVGQKNSLVYQWAKKGSRPRQPKDQRYENAYVFGAVCASRDTGVALIMPQADTEAMQAHLDAIGKAVAPGAHALLILDKAGWHTTRKLKPPANVTLVPLPPACPELNAAENIWQYLRQTYLANRVFASYTDILDACQDAWRKLLAETGRITSIAARDWAIIGQPF
- the aat gene encoding leucyl/phenylalanyl-tRNA--protein transferase, with amino-acid sequence MTSRDSAASEITPEVLLRAYACGIFPMAESADDPTLFWVEPELRGVIPLDSFRVSSRLKRTVRSDAFTVTINKAFKAVISGCAAPQTGRDDTWINKRIRDLYVGLHELGHAHSVEVWQDDDLAGGLYGVSLGRAFFGESMFHRVRDASKVALVHLVARLIAGGFELLDTQYVTEHLRSFGAIEIPRRRYTALLDRAIMGEADFCRLPFDPPISGERALGIVATRE
- a CDS encoding response regulator; protein product: MNKPVVIIMIEDDEGHARLIERNIRRSGVNNDILPFTNGTAAVSYLFGSDGSGIDHKGKALLILLDLNLPDMTGIDILRRVKENKYLKCAPVVVLTTTDDSQEIKRCYELGCNVYITKPVNYESFANAIRQLGLFFSVIQVPSAAT